The Desulfonatronum thiosulfatophilum genome has a window encoding:
- a CDS encoding sensor histidine kinase: MPFATHRFRFGITKKLLAWCLVLITIFYAITIYLFLGIRDVVSTSGRIVDEDFAMVALTEQVMDTLLLYLENIRKYEILGREEYLTASREHLHNLHLMVGGHDQRRFSPGLSDLQINLASSDIAESIAAMPDEEVIGSWINSISRDRLHYIDQINRRVQEMYSRGAEAQQWGLLGLLAATFFGVTASSAIAVYLNRSLRELRRGILRVSKDEEFQPIRIRSSDELGELAKAFNEMGARLLAEEQMRADFITMLSHEIRTPLTSIRESISLVQEGILGEVELRQAAYLDIAQNETRRLSDLLTRLMQISYLGSNSLELNLQITSAQELVIDSLRRIRPVADKKHIATRLHSSPSPVTVLADRDHIQQVLFNLLGNAMKFAPPDSTVHVNLTVLEHLKMLQVCVTDQGPGIPESEKKFVFQRYYRGNDVKKITDGAGLGLGISRQIIEAHSGEIWLDDSSSRGSTFCFTLPLTAEPQKEMRI, translated from the coding sequence ATGCCTTTCGCTACTCATCGTTTCCGTTTTGGAATTACAAAGAAACTTCTTGCCTGGTGCCTTGTTCTGATCACGATATTCTACGCCATTACCATCTACCTTTTCTTGGGCATCCGCGACGTGGTCTCCACGTCGGGACGCATTGTCGATGAGGACTTTGCCATGGTCGCCCTGACCGAACAGGTCATGGACACGCTTCTCCTGTATCTTGAAAACATACGAAAGTATGAAATACTCGGTCGCGAAGAATATCTGACCGCCTCCCGGGAACACCTGCACAATCTTCACCTGATGGTTGGGGGACATGATCAGCGCAGGTTTTCCCCGGGTCTTTCGGACCTTCAGATAAACCTCGCGTCATCCGATATCGCGGAGTCCATTGCCGCAATGCCCGATGAAGAAGTTATTGGAAGCTGGATTAACTCAATTTCCCGCGATCGACTCCATTATATCGACCAGATCAACAGACGGGTCCAGGAGATGTACTCACGGGGCGCCGAGGCGCAACAATGGGGGCTGCTGGGGCTTTTGGCGGCCACTTTTTTTGGAGTTACGGCAAGTTCAGCAATTGCCGTCTATCTGAACCGCTCCTTACGCGAACTCCGCAGGGGCATTCTTCGGGTATCCAAGGACGAGGAGTTTCAACCGATACGAATAAGATCATCGGATGAACTGGGGGAACTGGCAAAGGCCTTCAACGAAATGGGGGCGCGTCTTCTGGCGGAGGAACAAATGAGAGCCGATTTCATAACCATGCTCAGCCACGAAATCCGGACCCCGCTGACAAGTATCCGCGAGTCCATCAGCCTTGTTCAGGAGGGCATCCTTGGCGAAGTCGAGTTACGCCAGGCCGCGTATCTGGACATAGCTCAAAACGAGACGCGCCGTTTGTCCGATCTTTTGACACGGCTGATGCAGATATCCTATCTTGGATCAAACAGTTTGGAACTTAATTTACAAATAACATCCGCACAGGAACTGGTGATCGATTCGTTGCGACGGATTCGTCCTGTAGCCGATAAAAAACACATCGCCACACGGCTTCACTCCTCTCCATCGCCAGTGACGGTTCTTGCCGACAGGGACCATATCCAACAGGTACTTTTCAACCTCCTTGGCAATGCCATGAAATTTGCTCCCCCGGACTCAACGGTCCATGTCAACCTTACCGTCCTCGAACACCTGAAAATGCTTCAAGTGTGCGTGACCGACCAAGGACCAGGCATTCCGGAATCAGAAAAAAAATTCGTTTTCCAGCGTTATTACCGCGGCAACGACGTCAAAAAGATTACCGACGGC
- a CDS encoding N-acyl amino acid synthase FeeM domain-containing protein, with product MSSFNKRWLRFPHRVKSYEKNSERFDEMGHVFKIAASCDDLWQSFRLIYDQYLHEGYISERKNKIFFTKYHLLPETTVFSAKHGCETLATATLVYDSHLFGLPMDHLYQDELDVLRNKERKILEISSLASVMATEWQGVVMNFIRLVFLYSTFQKVNDICIMVNPKHADFYIKSSPFKMFGKEKFYPKVKAPAVALRADVDEIRDFYENSSFIVSVEDHLSSLYHSLKIKLSCNILESICSSQNFSDSTPNPLNGEFISNILLEDKDVSNQLASAEVRAFLREAYPGIRFEKASPRKSNHRVPDLVKKELSKTGSRLMWTGALAAQANLKWNTAVEY from the coding sequence ATGTCTTCATTCAATAAGAGGTGGCTCAGATTTCCGCATCGTGTGAAATCATATGAAAAAAATTCAGAAAGGTTTGACGAAATGGGGCATGTCTTTAAAATTGCTGCTTCTTGTGATGATCTATGGCAATCTTTCAGATTGATCTATGATCAATATCTTCATGAAGGCTATATTTCTGAAAGAAAAAACAAAATTTTCTTTACGAAATATCACCTTCTTCCTGAAACAACCGTGTTCAGCGCCAAGCACGGGTGTGAAACATTGGCCACAGCAACGCTGGTGTATGATTCACATTTGTTCGGATTGCCGATGGATCATCTTTACCAGGATGAACTCGATGTGCTGAGAAACAAGGAAAGAAAAATCCTTGAAATTTCTTCATTGGCAAGTGTGATGGCTACGGAATGGCAGGGAGTCGTGATGAATTTTATTCGATTAGTGTTCCTCTACAGCACGTTCCAGAAGGTCAACGACATATGCATCATGGTCAATCCGAAACACGCCGATTTTTACATTAAATCATCACCTTTCAAGATGTTCGGAAAAGAGAAGTTTTATCCGAAGGTGAAAGCCCCCGCTGTGGCTCTGCGCGCGGATGTGGATGAGATAAGGGATTTTTACGAGAATTCAAGTTTTATTGTTTCGGTCGAAGACCACCTTTCTTCACTCTATCATTCCCTGAAAATTAAACTCAGCTGCAATATTCTCGAATCGATCTGCAGTTCCCAGAATTTCTCGGACAGCACGCCCAATCCCTTGAACGGGGAATTCATCTCCAACATTTTGCTGGAAGACAAAGATGTCTCCAACCAGTTGGCTTCAGCGGAAGTCAGAGCCTTTCTCCGGGAGGCATACCCGGGAATCCGTTTTGAAAAGGCGAGCCCACGGAAAAGCAACCACCGGGTTCCAGATTTAGTAAAGAAAGAATTATCCAAGACTGGATCCCGGCTGATGTGGACAGGGGCGTTGGCCGCCCAGGCGAACCTGAAGTGGAATACCGCGGTTGAGTACTGA
- a CDS encoding circadian clock KaiB family protein: MLATNNKQMLKSDHAKPTRRPMDGILATLSNPGHFSDTKKTCHFTLFITGNGKNSQIASKNLAKLCAGELAGVCTMEIVDILEDFASAVNHNILVTPTLLVTTLHKTTMITGKLSNLRKIRAALR; this comes from the coding sequence ATGCTCGCCACGAACAACAAGCAAATGCTTAAATCAGACCACGCCAAGCCAACCCGAAGACCGATGGATGGAATTTTGGCCACTTTGAGCAATCCTGGTCATTTTTCAGATACGAAAAAAACATGTCATTTCACCCTCTTCATAACAGGGAATGGCAAGAATTCTCAGATTGCCAGCAAGAATCTCGCAAAACTTTGTGCAGGCGAATTGGCCGGAGTCTGCACCATGGAAATCGTCGACATCTTGGAAGACTTTGCCTCCGCGGTGAACCACAATATTCTTGTTACCCCCACCTTACTGGTAACCACCCTCCATAAAACCACGATGATCACAGGAAAATTGAGTAATCTTCGGAAAATTCGCGCTGCCCTGCGCTGA
- a CDS encoding NapC/NirT family cytochrome c, with translation MVKFLDRGKVTVLLLLLVGAVLFAGAAYSVRATDQPEFCGSCHVMYEAVRTHQMSAHANLACNECHAPDAAIPKMIFKTRAGAKDIYQNAFGDVYDVIHVTERTRQVVNDSCIRCHSTTIRNVADKITEAKECTACHRSLPHMSRLPISERRVADE, from the coding sequence ATGGTGAAATTCCTCGATCGAGGAAAGGTGACCGTACTGTTGCTGCTGCTTGTTGGAGCCGTGCTGTTTGCTGGAGCGGCTTATTCCGTGAGAGCCACGGATCAGCCGGAGTTCTGCGGCAGCTGTCACGTGATGTACGAAGCTGTTCGTACGCATCAAATGTCCGCTCATGCCAATCTGGCTTGCAATGAATGCCATGCACCCGATGCGGCCATCCCCAAGATGATTTTCAAGACGCGTGCCGGAGCCAAGGACATTTATCAAAACGCCTTCGGTGATGTTTACGACGTAATTCATGTCACCGAAAGGACCCGGCAGGTCGTCAATGACAGCTGCATCCGGTGTCATTCCACGACAATCCGGAATGTCGCCGATAAAATCACCGAGGCCAAGGAATGTACGGCATGTCACAGGTCGTTGCCGCACATGTCCAGGTTGCCGATATCAGAAAGGAGAGTGGCGGATGAATAG
- a CDS encoding ammonia-forming cytochrome c nitrite reductase subunit c552 gives MNRFITYTFCFGLVLGTLVLFGCTELPEPVTPTYETTLPVTEVRNSMFEPFFPIHYRTYLENNDDTQMTEYGGSVPHEKHLCEDLPRGWKYCQPYLKNLWMGYPFSFEYNRARGHTYALYDLLHIDRINRYSEQAGLPTTCYNCKSAKMIDWVDEYGDDFWAMEFHQFREELDLQDHTIGCANCHDPRNMELRITSVPLDEALKQQGKDWREASRNEMRSLVCAQCHVEYYFQDKAHGPPGKPIFPWALGLDPEDMYEYYKGHGHTDREGFEGHFIDWTHAVSDTPMIKIQHPEYEMAYDGIHGAAGVSCADCHMPYRRLDGNRKISSHLWTSPLKATDGIRRTCGQCHTDKSPEYLKGRVIYHQERTWEQLLVAQELSVKAHEAVRLAEEYTGGRNANFSQLMINARERIRKGAMFWDFVSAENSAGFHNPTKALETLARSQQYSQQAVDYAMQATMYGIAPYLEGDIKDIVPPIKEHSRKLQQSQEHLDSHTWLGYLPLLPEADLVWDLNRRVNAQPE, from the coding sequence ATGAATAGATTCATTACTTATACTTTTTGTTTTGGGCTGGTTCTGGGGACCCTGGTCCTGTTCGGCTGCACCGAGCTGCCGGAACCGGTGACGCCGACATACGAGACCACCTTGCCGGTAACGGAAGTCAGAAACAGTATGTTTGAACCCTTTTTCCCGATTCACTATCGAACTTATCTGGAAAACAACGACGATACCCAGATGACTGAGTACGGCGGTTCCGTGCCCCATGAAAAACACCTCTGCGAAGATCTTCCGCGCGGATGGAAATATTGCCAGCCGTACCTGAAGAACCTGTGGATGGGCTATCCCTTCAGCTTTGAATACAACCGGGCCAGGGGCCATACCTATGCCCTGTACGATCTGTTGCATATCGACAGGATCAATCGCTACAGCGAACAGGCCGGACTGCCCACGACCTGTTACAACTGCAAGTCCGCCAAGATGATCGACTGGGTCGATGAATACGGCGACGACTTCTGGGCCATGGAATTCCATCAGTTCCGGGAGGAACTGGACCTTCAAGACCATACCATCGGCTGCGCCAACTGCCATGATCCCAGGAACATGGAGTTGCGCATCACCAGCGTGCCTCTTGATGAAGCCTTGAAGCAGCAGGGCAAGGACTGGCGCGAGGCCTCGCGCAATGAGATGCGGTCTCTGGTCTGCGCGCAGTGCCATGTGGAATACTATTTCCAGGACAAGGCCCACGGACCTCCGGGCAAACCCATATTTCCCTGGGCCCTGGGTCTGGATCCGGAAGACATGTACGAATACTACAAGGGGCACGGCCACACCGACCGGGAAGGCTTTGAAGGCCATTTCATCGACTGGACCCATGCCGTTTCCGATACGCCGATGATCAAGATTCAGCATCCGGAATACGAAATGGCCTATGACGGCATACACGGTGCAGCCGGGGTCTCCTGCGCGGACTGTCACATGCCGTATCGACGCCTGGACGGAAACCGGAAAATCTCGTCGCATCTCTGGACTTCCCCGCTGAAGGCCACCGACGGCATCCGGCGCACCTGCGGGCAGTGCCATACGGACAAGAGTCCAGAGTACTTGAAGGGCCGGGTGATCTACCATCAGGAACGCACCTGGGAGCAGCTGCTGGTCGCCCAGGAGCTTTCGGTCAAGGCCCATGAAGCCGTGCGCCTGGCTGAAGAGTACACCGGGGGAAGGAATGCCAACTTCAGCCAACTGATGATCAACGCCCGGGAACGCATCCGCAAAGGCGCCATGTTCTGGGATTTCGTCTCCGCGGAGAACAGCGCCGGTTTCCATAATCCGACCAAGGCCCTGGAAACCCTGGCCAGATCGCAGCAGTACAGCCAGCAGGCGGTGGACTATGCCATGCAAGCCACCATGTACGGCATTGCTCCGTACCTTGAGGGGGACATCAAGGATATCGTTCCCCCGATCAAGGAGCACAGCCGAAAACTGCAGCAAAGCCAGGAACATCTCGATTCCCACACCTGGCTGGGCTATCTGCCGCTGCTGCCGGAAGCGGATCTGGTCTGGGATCTCAATCGCCGGGTAAACGCGCAACCGGAATAG
- a CDS encoding PQQ-dependent sugar dehydrogenase: MKSLSFLSCFFSKLTRSGAMLALAATLVAFPACGNAEQAAYHVATVAEGLDTPWAMAFLPGDGRILVTERGGRLRIVDPGSGDIGELTGVPEVDARGQGGLLDIAVHPAFPEEGWVYLTWAGEDRGRTATHLGRAMLDLDELALSDLEVLYVADPFFDSTAHYGSRIVFRDGYVFVGFGDRNFKNFGPDHIAQDISNANGATIRLALDGSVPEDNPFVGQQDADPAIWSYGHRNIQAMTVHPDTGAIWLAEHGESGGDEINIVTRGGNYGWPLASYGVDYRTGQPFAVPHDETDEFIAPVHHWGPGRTDHFPPSGMTFYTGEAFAEWQGHLLVGNLYHRYLGLFAVDGESVSSPERLLEGRGLRIRDVAVCPGDGSIYVIADDSDSPLLRLEPTANDARQ, encoded by the coding sequence ATGAAATCACTTTCCTTCTTGTCCTGTTTTTTCTCGAAGCTGACTCGGTCCGGGGCCATGCTTGCCCTGGCGGCTACTCTGGTCGCGTTTCCGGCATGCGGCAATGCCGAACAGGCAGCCTATCACGTCGCCACGGTTGCCGAGGGGCTGGACACGCCATGGGCTATGGCTTTCCTGCCGGGCGACGGTCGCATCCTGGTGACCGAGCGCGGCGGAAGGCTGCGGATTGTCGATCCGGGCAGCGGCGATATCGGCGAGCTGACCGGAGTGCCTGAGGTCGATGCACGCGGCCAGGGAGGGCTCCTGGACATTGCCGTACATCCCGCCTTTCCCGAGGAAGGCTGGGTCTACCTGACCTGGGCGGGTGAGGACCGGGGCCGCACCGCCACGCATCTGGGGCGCGCGATGCTCGATCTCGACGAGCTTGCGCTGTCGGACCTCGAAGTGCTTTATGTCGCAGATCCGTTCTTTGACTCGACGGCACATTACGGCTCGCGCATCGTGTTTCGCGACGGCTATGTCTTCGTCGGCTTCGGCGACCGAAACTTCAAGAACTTCGGACCCGACCACATCGCCCAGGACATCTCCAATGCGAATGGTGCGACCATCCGTCTGGCGCTGGACGGATCGGTGCCGGAGGACAACCCTTTTGTCGGTCAACAGGACGCGGATCCGGCCATCTGGTCCTACGGACACCGCAATATCCAGGCCATGACGGTCCATCCTGATACCGGCGCGATCTGGCTGGCGGAGCACGGCGAGTCGGGCGGCGACGAGATCAACATCGTGACCCGGGGCGGCAACTATGGCTGGCCCCTGGCCAGCTACGGCGTCGACTACCGCACGGGCCAACCCTTCGCCGTCCCCCATGACGAGACCGATGAGTTCATCGCACCGGTCCATCACTGGGGCCCAGGCCGCACGGACCACTTCCCGCCTTCGGGAATGACCTTCTACACCGGCGAGGCCTTTGCCGAATGGCAGGGACATCTGCTTGTCGGCAACCTCTACCACCGCTATCTGGGTCTGTTTGCCGTTGACGGCGAATCCGTCTCGTCCCCGGAACGACTTCTTGAGGGTAGGGGCTTGCGGATCCGCGACGTGGCCGTGTGCCCGGGAGACGGCTCGATCTACGTGATCGCCGACGACAGCGACTCGCCGCTGCTGCGGCTTGAGCCGACCGCCAATGACGCTCGGCAGTAA